The Streptomyces sp. NBC_01439 genome contains the following window.
AGACGTAGTGCGGCACCGCCGCCCACAAGGACACCGCCGGGACGCCCGCGTGCGTACACGCCTCCTGCAAGATGCCCACGATGCCCGTCGGGCCCTCGTACTTGGTCTCCTCCAGGTCCATCGTCCGCGCCAGGTCCGCGTCCGATGTGACCCCGCTCACCGGCACCGGCCGGGTGTGCGGGGTGTCCCCGAGCAGCGCGCCCAGGATGACCACCATCTCCACGCCCAGCTCGTGCGCGAAACCGAGGATCTCGTTGCAGAACGACCGCCACCGCATGGACGGTTCGATGCCCCGGACCAGCACCAGGTCCCGCGGCTTGGCACCGCCGATCCGGACCACCGACAGTCGCGTCGTCGGCCACGTGATCTTCCGTACCCCGTTGTCCAGCCATACCGTCGGCCGGTTGACCTGGAAGTCGTAGTAGTCCTCGGCGTCGAGCGCCGCGAAGACCTCGCCCTTCCACTCCCGGTCCAGGTGTGCGACCGCACCGGAGGCCGCGTCACCCGCGTCGTTCCAGCCCTCGAACGCGGCCACCATGACCGGGTCGATCAGCTCGGGCACGCCCTCAAGCTCGATCACCCAGGTCTCCTTCCGAAGTTCCCTTGCGTACGTGGGTCAGCCTAAGCCTTGATGAGGCACCGGCCACAGCCCACGACAGAGGGGCGGTTCCCCTCGGAACCGCCCCTCTTCCCCACCTGCGCAAGAGCTATGCCTTGCGGGCCAGCATCTCCTCGACCCGGGCCTTCACGGAGTCGTCGTCCAGGCCGCGGATCGTCACCGTCGTACGGCGGCGCAGCACGTCGTCGACCGTCTCGGCCCACTCGTTGTCACGGGCGTAGGCGACCTGCGCCCAGATCTCCGGACCGTCCGGGTGGATCCGCTCGGCCAGCGCGGGGTCCTCGTTCGCGATGCGCGCGATGTCGAAGGCCAGCGAGCCGTAGTGGGAAGCCAGGTGGCGGGCCGTCAGCGGGTCCATCCGCGTCCCCGGCTCCCGGTCCACCAGCAGTCGGTGCGCGACCGCGTTCGGGTTGGCGACGCCGGGCAGCGCGATCCGGCGCACCAGCGACTTCACCGGCTCCATGTCCTCGGTCAGCGGGCTGCCCGGGAGCTTCGCCAGCTTGTCCATGACCACACGGCCAATGTGGCGGTACGTCGTCCACTTGCCGCCGGCCACCGACAGCATGCCGCCGGCGCCCTCGGAGACGACCGTCTCGCGCTTGGCCTTCTCGACGCCGCCGGGGCCGCCGGGCAGCACCCGCAGGCCCGCGAAGGCGTACGTCATCAGCGAGCGGTCCAGGTCCGCGTCCTTCACCGAGAAGGCCGCCTCGTCCAGGATCTGCGTGATGTCGGACTCGGTGGCGCGCACGTCCGCCGGGTCGCCCTCGTACACCTCGTCGGTGGTGCCGAGCAGCAGCTGGTCCTCCCACGGGAGGGCGAAGGTGATGCGGTACTTGTCGATCGGGGTGGCCATGGCGGCCTTCCACGGCGACTTGCGCTTCATGACGATGTGCGCGCCCTTGGAGAGGCGGATCGACGGCATGGAGTGCTTGTCTTCCATGCGCCGCAGGTGGTCCACCCACGGGCCGGTGGCGTTGAGCACGACGCGCGCGTCGACCCCGAACTCGGTGCCGTCGAGACGGTCCTTGAGCTCGGCGCCGGTGACCCGGCCGCGCGTCTTGCGTAGTCCGGTGACCTCGGCGTGGTTCAGGACGACCGCGCCCGACTCGACGGCCGCACGGACCGTCATGACGGCGACGCGGGAGTCGTTCATCTGGTGGTCGTAGTAGACCGCCACGGCCTTGAGGTTGTCCGTCTTCAGACCAGGGTTGTCGGCGACGGCACGGGCCGGGGATATGACCTTGCCCATGCCGTCGCCGAAGGCCGAGAGGGCGGAGTAGGCGAAGACGCCCGCGCCCAGCTTGGCCGCACCCACCGGACCGCCCTTGTAGACCGGCAGGTAGAAGGTGAGCGGGTTGACCAGGTGCGGGGCCACGTCCTTGGCCAGCACCCGCCGCTCGTGGTGGTTCTCCGCGACCAGCTTGACCGCGCCGGTCTGCAGGTAGCGCAGGCCACCGTGGACGAGCTTGGAGGAGGCCGAGGAGGTGGCGCCGGCGAAGTCGCCGGCGTCCACCATGGCAACCCGCAGGCCCGACTGCGCGGCGTGCCACGCCACGGAGGTACCCAGGATTCCACCACCGATGACCAGCAGGTCGTACGTGGCCTTCGACAGCTGCTCACGGGTCTGTGCGCGGCTGACGTTGGCACCGGCGGTCGGGTGCGTGCCCAGTGCGGTCACGCTCTGCAGGCTGCTCATATCTCTCTTAGCTCCTCGTCGATTGACTCAGCTGGTGCGGTCAGCTGGCGTCTTCGTCGTCGACCCAGCCCATGGAACGCTCCACGGCCTTGAGCCAGCTCTTGTACTCGCGGTCCCGCTGGTCGGCGGGCATCCGCGGGGTCCACTCCGCCGCGCGGCGCCAGTTGGCGCGCAGGGCGTCGGTGTCGGGCCAGAAGCCGACGGCCAGGCCGGCGGCGTAGGCGGCGCCGAGGCAGGTGGTCTCGGCGACCATCGGGCGCACCACGGGGGCGTCCAGGAAGTCCGAGAGCGTCTGCATCAGCAGGTTGTTGGAGGTCATGCCGCCGTCGACCTTGAGGGCGGCGAGCTCGACGCCCGAGTCCTTGGTCATGGCGTCGGTGATCTCGCGGGTCTGCCAGGCGGTGGCCTCCAGGACGGCACGGGCGATGTGCGCCTTGGTGACGTACCGGGTGAGGCCGGCGATCACACCGCGGGCGTCGGAGCGCCAGTACGGGGCGAAGAGGCCGGAGAAGGCCGGCACGAAGTAGGCGCCGCCGTTGTCCTCGACCGAGGAGGCCAGGGTCTCGATCTCGGCCGCGGACTTGATCAGGCCCATCTGGTCGCGCATCCACTGGACGAGCGAGCCGGTGACGGCGATGGAGCCCTCCAGCGCGTAGACCGGCTTCTGGTCGCCGATCTGGTAGCCGACCGTGGTCAGCAGGCCGCTGTAGGAGTTGATGACCTTGT
Protein-coding sequences here:
- a CDS encoding glycerol-3-phosphate dehydrogenase/oxidase, which encodes MSSLQSVTALGTHPTAGANVSRAQTREQLSKATYDLLVIGGGILGTSVAWHAAQSGLRVAMVDAGDFAGATSSASSKLVHGGLRYLQTGAVKLVAENHHERRVLAKDVAPHLVNPLTFYLPVYKGGPVGAAKLGAGVFAYSALSAFGDGMGKVISPARAVADNPGLKTDNLKAVAVYYDHQMNDSRVAVMTVRAAVESGAVVLNHAEVTGLRKTRGRVTGAELKDRLDGTEFGVDARVVLNATGPWVDHLRRMEDKHSMPSIRLSKGAHIVMKRKSPWKAAMATPIDKYRITFALPWEDQLLLGTTDEVYEGDPADVRATESDITQILDEAAFSVKDADLDRSLMTYAFAGLRVLPGGPGGVEKAKRETVVSEGAGGMLSVAGGKWTTYRHIGRVVMDKLAKLPGSPLTEDMEPVKSLVRRIALPGVANPNAVAHRLLVDREPGTRMDPLTARHLASHYGSLAFDIARIANEDPALAERIHPDGPEIWAQVAYARDNEWAETVDDVLRRRTTVTIRGLDDDSVKARVEEMLARKA
- a CDS encoding PAC2 family protein, with the translated sequence MIELEGVPELIDPVMVAAFEGWNDAGDAASGAVAHLDREWKGEVFAALDAEDYYDFQVNRPTVWLDNGVRKITWPTTRLSVVRIGGAKPRDLVLVRGIEPSMRWRSFCNEILGFAHELGVEMVVILGALLGDTPHTRPVPVSGVTSDADLARTMDLEETKYEGPTGIVGILQEACTHAGVPAVSLWAAVPHYVSQPPNPKATLALLNRLEDLIDIRIPLGELPEDARAWQLGVDQLAAEDSEVAEYVQTLEEARDTADLPEASGDAIAREFERYLRRRDPAAGPAAEPGDGSYLRDTTGGLPRPPKRKPDPSGEDPEPPAAPSPGEDDAPDA